The window AAAAGTTCGCGCCGCAGAGCGCTGATTAATTTATCCCTGTGTTTTCCAGAGCGCAGTGAAGCCGAGCGCGAAGCCATCGTCGATGAGATGTTTGCAACAGCTCCGCAGTCGATGGTGATGATGGCAGAGCTTGCCCTGCGTGGCCCGGAGAAAATCCAAAACCGGGTTGACTGGCAAGGTCTGGAGATCATAGAAGAGATGCGGCGCAACGAGGAAAAGGTCATTTTTCTCGTCCCGCACGGTTGGGGTGTCGACATTCCAGCCATGCTGATGGCCTCGCAGGGCCAGAAAATGGCCGCGATGTTCCATAACCAGGGTAATCCTGTTTTTGATTACGTCTGGAACACGGTACGCCGTCGTTTTGGTGGCCGTTTGCATGCGCGTAATGATGGCATCAAACCCTTTATTCAGTCCGTGCGTCAGGGCTATTGGGGATACTATTTGCCGGATCAGGATCATGGTCCCGAGCACAGCGAATTTGTTGATTTTTTTGCCACCTACAAAGCAACATTGCCGGCGATTGGTCGCCTGATGAAGGTTTGCCATGCGCGGGTTGTGCCGCTGTTCCCGGTGTATGACGGAAAAACACATCGCCTGACGATTCAGGTCCGCCCGCCGATGGATGACATCCTGACCGCAGATGACCACACCATTGCCAGACGCATGAATGAAGAGGTGGAGATTTTTGTCGCGCCGCACCTCGAGCAGTACACCTGGATTTTAAAACTGCTGAAAACCCGCAAACCCGGTGAGATTGAGCCGTATAAACGTAAAGATCTCTACCCGAAGAAATAAAAAGAAGAAATAAAAAAAGCCTCTCACTTGAGAGGCTTTCTGTATCAGGTACCACCTGTAGGCCTGATGATCAAAGCAACATCAGGCATTGAGCGAGGTTATTATTCTACGGTCAGAATACGCGTGGTGTTGGTGGAGCCAATGGTGCTCATGACGTCGCCCTGGGTGACAATCACCAGATCGCCAGAAACCAGATAGCCTTTATCACGCAGCAGGTTCACCGCTTCGCTGGCGGCAACCACACCGTCGGTTTCGCTGTCAAAGTGAACCGGAGTAACGCCGCGGTACAGGGAGGTCAGGTTCAGCGTACGCTCATGACGCGACATGGCGAAAATCGGCAGGCCGGAGCTGATACGGGACGTCATCAGCGCGGTACGACCGGATTCTGTCATCGCGATGATGGCGGTGACCCCTTTCAGGTGGTTCGCTGCATACATTGCGGACATGGCAATCGCTTCTTCAACGTTATCAAACTGCACGTCGAGGCGGTGTTTGGAGACATTAATGCTCGGGATTTTTTCCGCGCCCAGGCAGACACGCGCCATGGCGGCAACGGTTTCAGCCGGATACTGGCCTGCGGCGGTTTCTGCTGACAGCATAACGGCGTCGGTGCCGTCGAGTACGGCGTTCGCCACGTCCATCACTTCTGCACGGGTCGGCATCGGGTTGGTGATCATCGACTCCATCATCTGCGTGGCGGTAATGACCGCACGGTTCAGCTGACGCGCACGACGGATCAGGGCTTTCTGAATACCGACCAGCTCCGGATCGCCAATTTCAACGCCCAGGTCGCCACGAGCAACCATCACGACGTCAGAGGCCAGGATGATGTCATCCATTGCATTCTGGTCGCACACGGCTTCTGCACGCTCCACCTTGGCAACAATTTTCGCATCGCAGCCTGCATCGCGCGCCAGACGGCGGGCATAGTTCAGATCTTCGCCGCAGCGCGGGAAGGAGACGGCCAGATAGTCAACGCTGATTTGCGCCGCGGTGATGATGTCAGCTTTGTCTTTTTCGGTCAGTGCTTCTGCAGAGAGACCGCCGCCCAGTTTGTTGATGCCTTTGTTATTGGAAAGCGGGCCACCGACGGTCACTTCGGTGAAGACCTTCATGCCCTGAACTTCCAGTACTTTGAGCTGTACGCGACCATCATCCAGCAGCAGTATGTCGCCCGGCACTACGTCAGCAGGTAGGCCTTTATAGTCAATACCGACTTTTTCTTTATCGCCTTCGCCTTTACCCAGGTTGGCATCTAACAGGAACTTGTCGCCAATATTGAGGAATACTTTGCCTTCTTTGAAGGTTGATACGCGTATTTTAGGTCCCTGCAGGTCACCCAAAATAGCGACATGACGTCCCAGTTTGGCGGCAATTTCACGGACTTTATCCGCCCGCAGTTTGTGATCTTCTGGAGAGCCGTGCGAAAAGTTCATACGTACAACGTTTGCGCCCGCGGCGATAATTTTTTCAAGGTTGTTATCGCGGTCAGTTGCTGGGCCTAACGTGGTAACGATTTTGGTTCTGCGAAGCCTTCTGGACATGTAATACTCCGTTGACTGAAACAACTAGGTGTTGCGTGTGAACATTGATCCGGCCGTTCTGAAACATAACGGTAGAAATGAACGACCCGGATGATAAAAGGGTAGAACATCGTTATTGCTTTTAGCGGTCATCACCCTTGATGAGTAATTCTTTATCAAAACGCGATTCCTTGAGCGCTTCCTTGACACGCTTCAAGTTATCTCTAAATTTTGCACCACGGCGCAAAGTAAATCCTGTAGCCAGCACATCTATCACGGTCAGTTGAGCAAGTCGAGAGACCATAGGCATATAAATGTCAGTATCTTCCGGTACATCCAGGGTAATTGCCAGCGTGGCTTCACGCGCCAGCGGCGTTCCGGGGGAAGTAAGGGCGATCACCATGGCATCGTTTTCCCGCGCCAGCTGCGCCAGTTCAACCAGACTCTTTGTTCTGCCGGTATGTGAAATAAGGACAATGACGTCGTCATCGCTACAATTCATACAGCTCATACGTTGCAGTACAATATCGTCGGAATAGATAACCGGTACGTTAAAGCGGAAAAATTTATTCATGGCGTCGTGCGCCACGGCAGCGGACGAACCCAGACCGAAAAAGGCGATTTTCTTTGCCTGGGTTAATAAATCTACCGCCCGATTGACCGCCGCGTTATCCAGCGACTGACGGACGTGGTCCAGGCTTGCCATGGCAGATTCGAAGATTTTCCCGGTGTAGGACTCGACGCTATCATCCTCATCGACATTACGATTAACATACGGGGTACCATTAGCCAGACTTTGTGCCAAATGCAGTTTAAAATCAGGGAAGCCTCGTGTGTCCATGCTGCGACAGAAGCGATTCACGGTCGGCTCACTGACGTTGGCTTCCAGAGCCAACGTGGCAATACTTGAATGGATAGCCCGGTCAGGTGAGGTCAGAATAACATCGGCGACCTTACGTTCTGACTTGCTCAGATGTTCCAGTTTTAACTGGATTTTTTCCAGCATATTCATGATGTGAGTAGACTCATCGGCCATGGGCAAAAACGATTTCAGCGATATGGGGAAATCGAGCGGTAACTCTGGTAGATATTACCCCTGTGAACCCACATTCGGGGCAAAATGGACAGAAAAGTTGTTGTTTTTTTTCAATACATGATCGGAGTCGGGTTTTCTTACGCCTTCATGGTTATGTAAAAAAGCGACTTTTTTATCCATTTTGCGGCGGTAAACGTCAATAACGCCGCTGTTCACGGTAACAGCACGGCTGGATAAGCGTTTACGGTTCACGGAATCACGTAAAAGCAGTACAGTGCACTGTAATAAAATTACATTCAGTGTCGGGCATGAATACCCGACACTCAACTGAGGAGAATGACATGGCGGTAACGCAAACAGCCCAGGCATGTGACCTGGTCATTTTCGGCGCGAAGGGCGACCTTGCACGTCGAAAATTGCTGCCTTCCCTGTATCAGCTGGAAAAAGCCGGCCAGATTAACCCGGACACCCGCATTATTGGAGTTGGCCGCGCTGACTGGGACAAAGCAGCCTATACCAAGGTTGTACGCGAAGCGCTCGAAACTTTCATGAAAGAAAAAATCGATGAAAGTTTGTGGGAAACCCTCAGTGGTCGTCTGGAGTTTTGTAACCTGGACGTCAATGATACCGCTGCCTTTAGCCGTCTGGGTGACATGCTGGATCAAAAAGCACGTACCACGATTAACTACTTTGCCATGCCGCCAAGCACGTTTGGCGCGATCTGCAAAGGCTTAGGGGAAGCGAAATTGAACGCTAAACCGGCGCGCGTGGTGATGGAAAAGCCGCTGGGAACGTCGCTGGCAACCTCCCGCGAAATTAACGACCAGGTCGGTCAATATTTTGAAGAATGTCAGGTTTACCGTATTGACCACTATCTGGGCAAAGAAACGGTACTAAACCTGCTGGCACTGCGCTTTGCCAACTCCCTGTTTGTGAACAACTGGGATAATCGCACCATCGATCACGTCGAAATTACCGTGGCGGAAGAGGTGGGTATCGAAGGCCGTTGGGGTTATTTTGACCAGGCCGGCCAGATGCGCGACATGATCCAGAACCACCTGCTGCAGATTCTGTGCATGATCGCCATGTCGCCGCCGTCTGATCTGAGCGCCGACAGCATCCGTGATGAGAAAGTGAAGGTCCTGAAATCACTGCGTCGTATCGATCGTACGAACGTGCGTGAAAAAACGGTGCGTGGTCAGTACACCACCGGTTTTGCGCAAGGTAAAAAAGTACCGGGGTACCTGGAAGAAGAGGGTGCGAACAAGAGCAGCAACACCGAAACCTTTGTCGCTATCCGCGTGGATATCGACAACTGGCGCTGGGCGGGCGTGCCGTTTTACCTGCGTACCGGTAAGCGTCTGCCGACCAAATGCTCTGAAGTGGTGGTGTACTTCAAAACGCCTGAACTTAACCTGTTTAAAGAATCCTGGCAGGATCTGCCGCAGAACAAGCTGACCATCCGTTTGCAGCCGGACGAAGGTGTCGATATCCAGGTGCTTAACAAAGTGCCGGGTCTGGACCACAAGCATAATCTGCAGATAACCAAGCTGGATCTGAGCTATTCCGAAACCTTCAATCAAACGCACCTGGCAGATGCCTACGAGCGCTTGCTGTTGGAAACTATGCGCGGCATTCAGGCGCTGTTCGTGCGCCGTGATGAAGTCGAAGAAGCATGGAAGTGGGTGGACTCCATCACCGAAGCCTGGGCGATGGACAACGACGCACCGAAGCCGTATCAGGCTGGGACCTGGGGACCGGTTGCCTCGGTGGCCATGATCACCCGTGACGGTCGTTCCTGGAACGAATTCGAGTAAAATTCCATCTAGCCATTAGGTGTTATTTTACCGGTAACATGATCTAACACAGATTGTAGAATAATTTTTGCACTTTTAAGCCTCGCGTGGATTCACCCGCGGGGCTTTTTTTATTACACTGCCTGAAACGATTTTGCCCCTGAGCTACGGCCAGCAAGCTATTCAGCATGGTGTTACCTTGCTGAAACGCATTGTTAACCCTGATGCTCTGACAGATAAATTTTAGGAGCCTCTATGAATCCGAATTTGTTACGCGTAACACAACGCATCGTTGAACGTTCTCAAAAGACGCGTTCTGCCTACCTCGCCCGTATCGAACAGGCCAAGACGAACACCGTTCATCGTTCGCAGCTGGCGTGCGGGAATCTGGCCCACGGTTTTGCTGCCTGTCAGCCAGAAGATAAAGCATCTCTGAAAAGCATGCTGCGTAACAATATCGCGATCATTACCTCCTATAACGACATGCTTTCTGCGCATCAGCCGTATGAGTATTATCCGGATATCATTCGCAAAGCCTTGCATGCAGCCAATGCGGTAGGCCAGGTTGCGGGTGGCGTGCCGGCGATGTGTGATGGCGTCACTCAGGGACAGGACGGGATGGAGCTTTCCCTGCTGAGCCGCGAAGTGATTGCAATGTCGGCGGCTATTGGCTTGTCTCACAACATGTTCGATGGCGCGCTGTTCCTCGGCGTGTGTGACAAAATTGTCCCGGGGCTGGTGATGGCGGCGCTGTCGTTTGGTCATCTGCCGTCCATCTTTATCCCTTCAGGCCCGATGGCGAGTGGTCTGGCGAACAAAGAAAAAGTCCGTATCCGCCAGCTCTATGCCGAAGGCAAAGTTGACCGTATGGCGCTTCTGGAATCCGAAGCCGCGTCTTATCACGCGCCGGGAACCTGTACTTTCTACGGTACAGCAAACACCAACCAGATGGTGGTGGAGTTTATGGGCATGCAGTTGCCGGGCTCCTCTTTCGTGCATCCTGATGCCCCCCTGCGTGAAGCGCTGACCGCGGCGGCGGCGCGTCAGGTCACACGCCTGACCGGTAACGGTAACGAGTGGATGCCTATCGGTAAAATGATTGATGAAAAAGTGGTGGTGAACGGTATTGTGGCCCTGCTGGCGACCGGGGGGTCCACCAACCATACGATGCACCTGGTGGCGATGGCGCGCGCGGCAGGCATTCTCATCAACTGGGATGACTTCTCCGATCTGTCCGATATCGTGCCGCTGATGGCGCGTCTGTACCCTAACGGTCCGGCTGATATTAACCACTTCCAGGCCGCGGGCGGTGTACCGGTGTTGATGCGTGAGCTGCTCAATGCGGGTCTGCTGCATGAAGATGTCAACACCGTCGCGGGCTTTGGCTTGTCGCGTTATACCCAGGAACCGTGGCTAAACAACGGCGAACTGGACTGGCGAGAAGGGGCTGAGAAGTCGCTGGATAGCAGCGTGATTGCTACCTTTGACCAGCCGTTCTCGCATCATGGCGGCACCAAAGTGCTGAGCGGCAACCTGGGGCGCGCGGTGATGAAAACGTCCGCGGTACCGGTTGAAAACCAGATCATTGAAGCCCCGGCAATTGTCTTTGAGAGTCAGCATGATGTGTTACCGGCCTTTGATGCGGGCCTGCTTGACCGTGACTGCGTGGTGGTCGTTCGCCATCAGGGGCCAAAAGCGAACGGTATGCCAGAATTACATAAACTCATGCCGCCTCTTGGTGTATTATTGGACCGTTGTTTCAAAATTGCGTTAGTTACCGATGGACGACTTTCAGGTGCTTCAGGTAAAGTGCCTTCAGCAATCCATGTAACACCGGAAGCTTATGATGGCGGGCTACTGGCAAAAGTACGCGATGGCGACATCATTCGAGTGAATGGACAGACAGGTGAATTGACGCTGCTGGTCGATGAAGAGGAACTTGCCTCTCGTCAGCCCCACATTCCTGACCTCAGCGCATCGCGGGTAGGAACAGGGCGTGAGATGTTCAGTGCGTTGCGCGAAAAGCTGTCCGGTGCGGAGCAGGGCGCAACCTGTATCGATTTTTAAGACTCATTTTGTAATCAGGCGAGAGAAGAAACTCTGATGAAAAACTGGAAGACAAGTGCAGA of the Citrobacter freundii genome contains:
- the lpxM gene encoding lauroyl-Kdo(2)-lipid IV(A) myristoyltransferase (LpxM is lauroyl-Kdo(2)-lipid IV(A) myristoyltransferase, an enzyme characterized in Escherichia coli and involved in biosynthesis of the form of lipid A found in that species and some closely related species.), with protein sequence METKKKNIEYIPEFHKSFRHPRYWGAWLGVAAIAGIALTPASFRDPVLAKLGRLAGRLGKSSRRRALINLSLCFPERSEAEREAIVDEMFATAPQSMVMMAELALRGPEKIQNRVDWQGLEIIEEMRRNEEKVIFLVPHGWGVDIPAMLMASQGQKMAAMFHNQGNPVFDYVWNTVRRRFGGRLHARNDGIKPFIQSVRQGYWGYYLPDQDHGPEHSEFVDFFATYKATLPAIGRLMKVCHARVVPLFPVYDGKTHRLTIQVRPPMDDILTADDHTIARRMNEEVEIFVAPHLEQYTWILKLLKTRKPGEIEPYKRKDLYPKK
- the pyk gene encoding pyruvate kinase; translated protein: MSRRLRRTKIVTTLGPATDRDNNLEKIIAAGANVVRMNFSHGSPEDHKLRADKVREIAAKLGRHVAILGDLQGPKIRVSTFKEGKVFLNIGDKFLLDANLGKGEGDKEKVGIDYKGLPADVVPGDILLLDDGRVQLKVLEVQGMKVFTEVTVGGPLSNNKGINKLGGGLSAEALTEKDKADIITAAQISVDYLAVSFPRCGEDLNYARRLARDAGCDAKIVAKVERAEAVCDQNAMDDIILASDVVMVARGDLGVEIGDPELVGIQKALIRRARQLNRAVITATQMMESMITNPMPTRAEVMDVANAVLDGTDAVMLSAETAAGQYPAETVAAMARVCLGAEKIPSINVSKHRLDVQFDNVEEAIAMSAMYAANHLKGVTAIIAMTESGRTALMTSRISSGLPIFAMSRHERTLNLTSLYRGVTPVHFDSETDGVVAASEAVNLLRDKGYLVSGDLVIVTQGDVMSTIGSTNTTRILTVE
- a CDS encoding MurR/RpiR family transcriptional regulator, coding for MNMLEKIQLKLEHLSKSERKVADVILTSPDRAIHSSIATLALEANVSEPTVNRFCRSMDTRGFPDFKLHLAQSLANGTPYVNRNVDEDDSVESYTGKIFESAMASLDHVRQSLDNAAVNRAVDLLTQAKKIAFFGLGSSAAVAHDAMNKFFRFNVPVIYSDDIVLQRMSCMNCSDDDVIVLISHTGRTKSLVELAQLARENDAMVIALTSPGTPLAREATLAITLDVPEDTDIYMPMVSRLAQLTVIDVLATGFTLRRGAKFRDNLKRVKEALKESRFDKELLIKGDDR
- the zwf gene encoding glucose-6-phosphate dehydrogenase is translated as MAVTQTAQACDLVIFGAKGDLARRKLLPSLYQLEKAGQINPDTRIIGVGRADWDKAAYTKVVREALETFMKEKIDESLWETLSGRLEFCNLDVNDTAAFSRLGDMLDQKARTTINYFAMPPSTFGAICKGLGEAKLNAKPARVVMEKPLGTSLATSREINDQVGQYFEECQVYRIDHYLGKETVLNLLALRFANSLFVNNWDNRTIDHVEITVAEEVGIEGRWGYFDQAGQMRDMIQNHLLQILCMIAMSPPSDLSADSIRDEKVKVLKSLRRIDRTNVREKTVRGQYTTGFAQGKKVPGYLEEEGANKSSNTETFVAIRVDIDNWRWAGVPFYLRTGKRLPTKCSEVVVYFKTPELNLFKESWQDLPQNKLTIRLQPDEGVDIQVLNKVPGLDHKHNLQITKLDLSYSETFNQTHLADAYERLLLETMRGIQALFVRRDEVEEAWKWVDSITEAWAMDNDAPKPYQAGTWGPVASVAMITRDGRSWNEFE
- the edd gene encoding phosphogluconate dehydratase; this encodes MNPNLLRVTQRIVERSQKTRSAYLARIEQAKTNTVHRSQLACGNLAHGFAACQPEDKASLKSMLRNNIAIITSYNDMLSAHQPYEYYPDIIRKALHAANAVGQVAGGVPAMCDGVTQGQDGMELSLLSREVIAMSAAIGLSHNMFDGALFLGVCDKIVPGLVMAALSFGHLPSIFIPSGPMASGLANKEKVRIRQLYAEGKVDRMALLESEAASYHAPGTCTFYGTANTNQMVVEFMGMQLPGSSFVHPDAPLREALTAAAARQVTRLTGNGNEWMPIGKMIDEKVVVNGIVALLATGGSTNHTMHLVAMARAAGILINWDDFSDLSDIVPLMARLYPNGPADINHFQAAGGVPVLMRELLNAGLLHEDVNTVAGFGLSRYTQEPWLNNGELDWREGAEKSLDSSVIATFDQPFSHHGGTKVLSGNLGRAVMKTSAVPVENQIIEAPAIVFESQHDVLPAFDAGLLDRDCVVVVRHQGPKANGMPELHKLMPPLGVLLDRCFKIALVTDGRLSGASGKVPSAIHVTPEAYDGGLLAKVRDGDIIRVNGQTGELTLLVDEEELASRQPHIPDLSASRVGTGREMFSALREKLSGAEQGATCIDF